The following are encoded in a window of Vigna unguiculata cultivar IT97K-499-35 chromosome 8, ASM411807v1, whole genome shotgun sequence genomic DNA:
- the LOC114195481 gene encoding sulfite exporter TauE/SafE family protein 3-like — translation MRKVLIFSFIFFLLCVLIYAKASTKTEVSRTNESNPFSYHIKALEIIWSHLGYQHVWPEMEFGWRIVVGTLIGILGAAFGSVGGVGGGGIFVPMLILILGFDPKSAVSISKCMVTGAAISAVFFCLKQKHPTLDEPVIDYDLMLLIQPTLMLGISIGVILSVIFADWMVTILLIILCLVTSIRAFFNGSETWKKETKMKEETIKLSESTATCSDEEGYKYLPGCAEEGAAKDSRKVEVSFLGNIYWKEFVLIFLVWLAFVILQIAKNLVASCSVRYWILTLSQIPITVGFYLYQARALYKGKSAGGQHTHWPLHHLFLAGICSLLAGIVGGLLGTGSGFVMGPLFLEVEIVPQVASATATFGMMYSASLSVVQYYLLNRFPVPYALFLTLVAAIAAFIGQHLIDKLVNIFKRASLIIFVLAFTIFASAIALGGVGISNMILKIQNDEYMGFENFC, via the exons ATGAGAAAAGTGCttattttttccttcatttttttccTGCTCTGTGTCTTGATCTATGCTAAAGCAAGCACTAAAACTGAAGTGTCTAGGACCAATGAATCAAACCCATTTTCTTACCATATCAAAGCCTTGGAAATCATTTGGAGCCATTTGGGTTATCAACATGTGTGGCCA GAAATGGAATTTGGCTGGAGAATTGTTGTTGGAACCTTGATTGGAATCTTGGGAGCAGCATTTGGAAGTGTTGGAGGAGTAGGGGGTGGTGGCATCTTTGTGCCAATGCTAATCCTGATTCTTGGCTTTGATCCAAAATCAGCAGTTTCCATTTCAAAGT GTATGGTCACAGGTGCAGCTATCTCAGCAGTATTTTTCTGCTTGAAACAGAAACATCCCACTCTTGATGAACCTGTTATTGACTATGATTTGATGCTGCTTATCCAACCCACTCTCATGCTTGGAATCAGCATAGGAGTTATCTTGAGTGTAATATTTGCCGATTGGATGGTCACTATTCTTCTAATAATTCTCTGTTTAG TGACATCAATAAGGGCATTCTTCAATGGTTCTGAGACATGGAAAAAggaaaccaaaatgaaagag GAAACTATCAAACTTTCAGAGTCTACTG CAACATGCAGTGACGAAGAGGGGTACAAGTATCTTCCAGGTTGTGCAGAGGAAGGGGCTGCAAAGGATTCTAGAAAAGTTGAG GTGAGCTTCCTTGGCAACATCTATTGGAAGGAGTTTGTACTTATTTTCTTGGTGTGGCTTGCATTTGTTATCTTACAGATTGCCAAa AATTTGGTAGCTTCCTGTTCTGTCAGATACTGGATACTTACTTTGTCACAG ATACCAATTACTGTAGGATTTTATTTGTATCAAGCTAGAGCCCTGTATAAGGGGAAATCTGCAGGAGGTCAACACACACATTGGCCATTGCACCATCTATTTCTAGCCGGCATTTGTTCTCTGCTGGCTGGAATTGTTGGTGGACTTCTTGGTACAGGTTCTGGATTTGTCATGGGTCCTTTATTTCTAGAAGTGGAAATTGTTCCGCAG GTAGCAAGTGCCACAGCCACTTTTGGAATGATGTACTCAGCATCTTTGTCAGTTGTACAATACTATCTCTTGAACCGTTTTCCAGTTCCATACG CGCTCTTCCTCACCCTTGTGGCTGCCATTGCAGCATTCATAGGACAACATCTCATTGACAAGCTTGTTAACATCTTCAAAAGGgcatctttaattatttttgtcttgGCCTTCACAATATTTGCTAGTGCAATTGCATTGG GTGGAGTTGGAATATCAAACATGATATTGAAGATTCAAAACGATGAATATATGGGATTTGAGAATTTTTGCTAG